Within the Miscanthus floridulus cultivar M001 chromosome 2, ASM1932011v1, whole genome shotgun sequence genome, the region ctcccgccGCCGCACTCTACTCTCTCTCGCCTAGTTGCTCGCCTCGCCTCCTCCATGCTCTCGCTCGCTCCCTCTCTTCTTCGCGACTTGCCGGTGGGGTGCGTCGCCGTGGGCTCCTCTCCTCCTGCCGCCACCTCCCCCCTCCACTCCAACCCGCCGCCGCACTCCCTACCGCTCGCAGTCGCGGTCGTGAGTCGGCGTCGCGACTCGCTCGCCACGTCGCCTCCCCGCCTCACTCTCTCCCGCACGACTCGCCTCCCTGCCGGCCACCGCACTCTCCCGACTCGCCTCAGCGGCCCCCAGCGGCCAACCGCCGATGGTGGCTACCGCCTCCTCACCGCCCCCACTGCCGCTGACGGTGGCCACCTCCTCCTCACCGCCACGCGCTGCTGCTCCTCCCCATGCCTCCTCTGCGCGGATCCAGCCTCGTTCTCCACTGATCCGGCCTCCTCATCGCTCATCCTCCGTGGATCCAGCCAAGTCCAGGTGCGGAGAGGTCGGGGATGGAGAGGTCACATCGTCCACGTCCTTCTGAAGCAACGACGGTAGCCTGGcctccccatctctctctctgtcggtgtagtgggccttgggcCAGCCCGGCACGCTGGATTTGCCGTgcttcttgggctggcccggcaCGAAAAACGGTCCAGCAGGCCGTGCCTAGGCCGTCGGCTAGGCACGAAGCCCTTGTCGGCTCGACCGCCATCGGGTCGTGCCGGCTCGTTGCCGTGCCATACcaggccgggccggcccgttgcACATCTATAGAAGCATGTAATTGGCTGGCTTGGCCCTGAGGCCTGTCCCAGGCCAGCCAAGGCCCGACCCAAGGGGAGTAACCCCTTTGTTTGGTTTCCTGTACCAATGCGAACAGGCCCAAATAGAGATGGTGTTTGATTTACAGTTGAGAGCCCGACTAAAGACCAACTACCACCAACTGCCAAACTGAGATTGCGTTTGGCATGTGCCAGTGTCAGACCGGCCCAAAGCAAGGAAGAAGAATGCAAATAGATCACAACAATGAGCAGAGCTTCATTTGCATATGTAATTGAAGTTCCATTACAATAACAACAGTTAAGATAAAATAAGTATGTCACTAATAGGCCTCAGACCCCATTACAACTTTAGTTAGAACCACTGCTAGCTCCAAGTAATTAGAATAAAAAAACGAAAGTAGAAACAGAGAACAGGAACCACCATCTGAAATTTGCAAAGGAAATTAACAGATTTCAGGAATAGATTATAAAAAAGAACAACACATGGAGCTAGCTAATTAACCTTAAAAGGTTGTAATCATCGGCCTAATCCATCAGTTACTTTGCCACAGCTTCAACAAAAGATCAAATAGCAGCACCTAAGTGGGGCAAATGTGCTGCCCAGTCTTGCTCACCTCCATCCATAGTCCAAACACCAAAATAATAAGTGAGATGATGAACACATTCTTTCAATAACCAACCTTACCATCAGCCGGTGGAATGCCTTGAGAACAAGCATCTTGGGTTAGATTAGGGGGGAGGGGAGCTGCTTCTCCCAGAGGTGTATTGAAATCTCTCATCGATGCATGAAAATCTACAACAACCTGCTAATAGCTATTATACTTCTTGTATATAGCATTTTTGAACCCAAGATCTTGTTTACTGCACTCATGCCAAGTGAGGTAAACCCCAAGATTCTTCCCCTTAAAAACCACATAGCAAGTGCCCATTTCTGTGAAATGAAAGAGTGGTTTAGCCTCAGTCAAAATGAATGAATGAAACTTGCCATGGGTGTGGAACTTGAAGATCTACGGTTTGTGATGAAACAAATCTGATGACCAGCATCATCTAGTTGAAAGAAACAATGATGACATCATAGGCATTTTATAAAGAATTGGCCTCAGCTTATGAATCTGATGGTGTAATTCATTGTTTAATTCATTGGTGGCTGCCATACAAATAAAAGGCAATAGAACAGCAAGGTACAAAATGCAGGCAATAGAAGATTCAAACAGTCAGGAAAACCCAAGGTCATGGCTGGCATGGAACCTATCTGGCCATCCATCCTCGGCCATCAGCCATGTGGAGTTGCTAGAAGATGGATGGTACAGATAGATTTGATGACAGCCATGAAAACCAGCAAGAAGAAGCAATGGAAACCAATAGCAGCCACCTCATTTTTTGTTGACAGTTTGCATCATAGGCCTTTTAAGTTTCCCACAGTGCCCACGAATCCAAAGAAACAAAGCAAATAGTTCATAAGTAAGAGAATAAACAACAACTGGTCTCAAATAAAGTAGCCAACAGAGGCTACAAATAGTGCCTTACAAAAACAGGTTCTGCCCAACAGTTCAGGGCTCAAATGCTACCAAGGTGCCCTCTGGCACATATAGTTAGCCACCCTCCTAGTAAACAACCCAAAGGATAGGTGTGAGTCAGCCAAGTAAGCTGCACAAAATACCTACAACAAAGTGTGCTCAACTGCAGTCAAAAGaagagtgagtgagtgagggaggtggaggaactatacatctcAACAGTCAACCCCCTCATTGGCCATGTAGTCCAGTAGGAAGTGGAACTACATGTAGTAGTTCTTGGCTAGGTCGTTCCTAAGCCAAATGTCCCTAtggctatcactcatgccaacaaagcccctgccttgggccttgttgtccAGCAGGTAGGTGTTGGCAACTATCAGTGCCTCCTCAGTAAAGCTAGGCATCTCCATCACAGCAAGGTAGAGGTTAGCATCTACATGGGTTGGTCCAGTCTCCCTAAGAGCATTGGTAACATTGTTGACAACATCAGACGTGTTTGTCAACATAAGCATCTCATCCTCACTAAAGTTGCCTCTCTTCATCTTTCCACCCACAACTGAGGACAGTAGCTTTGTGACCTTGCTGCCTTCTTTAGCCTCTGTTTGGGTCTTGACAGTAGGGACATGGGGAAAGGAAACATCCTTGGCCTTAGCAGCAACACTATCTGCATGGTTCACCCCTAAGGCTTCACTAGAACCTTGTGCAAACCTACCAGTGGCCATGCCATGGCCAAAGATGGACTCCATCTATATGGAGAACCTAATAGGGCATTTAGAAATTATGCATCTTTAGGATGATCCTACAGCAGGGGGGTACATTTTTAGGCAACTAATACAAAGTTATAGGTGCATGAAGAAAAGAGGAAAGAAAACATAGATCGACCTTGTAGTGGCCTAGGTAGTGCTCCCCCTCAAGCATGATAGCATTGACATCACTATCCCACAAGGCACCACTAAGATCTTTCAGCTTACAGATCCTAGCCCACTTCTGCCTCCATTTCCTCGGATGGTTGTACACCTGAGTTGGGCTCACTGCTGCCCCATTGAACTCCTTAAGTGCTTTGGCCACATAGTTAACATCTTTGTCCTTCAAGACCTTATTAGGCCTACTACCATCACTAACAAGTTGAGCCATCCttctaagaacaaaaccagaggTGTTATTGTTCCACCTCATGGCCCTAGCACCCTCGGCAGCAGCATGATCAGCTGCACCTACAATAGCAGCACCAGCGCCAGCTGTAGCAGCAGCATcactagcaccagcaccagctaCAACAACACCAGCTAGACCACCCCCACCAACCCATTCATTACATCAGCAGCTGCCACAACCCCCTCCCCccgatgtaacaccctcggtgttacactataaatcatttactaaaacactaCATAAGCATCATAGTTATATGTtaatgtatgtaatatagtgtgtaaatcaatttacgTAACTTAAAACGACCAACAGAAATGCATAACGAAAGGTCTTTCATGGCGTATGAAATTATTAAGTACGGATGTtagcgaatttttattgaacgaaaacactatagaatgTATATACAGAACTTTAGTAAAGTTAGAAGTATGAACGTTGTAGATGATGGTGAAATACCTATGGTCGAATAATGAATTCAGTAGCTAACatacctaatagcttggaaattgaaTGTGACAcgaatccgatcaagacttaATCGTTTTCGTAAGTCTGAAAAATGGTTTGACAAggctaagtttggcaatttttgtagagcaattgggttaaggagtgatgggatattagggcttgttttagtagcctaacatgccctctTAAGTATAACATAGGTGGTTTGGCTATTGAATCATCAAATTGgatttttgggacgctttaaaaagcgttcATGGCACGTTTTGGGTCGGGTTCCTCATGTTGACGTGGTCACCATGCTCCTGTGCCGTCGTCGGCGTGCCGGTAGTGCGCGCGCTTGTCTAGCCACGCTCGGCTAGTCACGGTGGCCagctgctcgagcgtgcagctgCTCCTCCTCACTGCCGTAGTGTGCGCTGCCGCTGACGTCGCTGCTAGTGCCCTTAGGGCCACCCGCGTCGCTCCATTGTTGGCTCTGCTCTGCCAGATGCTGTCGCCGTTCCGCTTAGGTGTAGTGGCATCCTAGGGCCAAAGCTGTCATCACCAGCACACACACATTCGCTCTGCGTAGCGTCGTCACACCACGTGCACCCACGCCGCTTGCATCGCATCGCCACTGCCGCTGCTGCGTGTGCC harbors:
- the LOC136537041 gene encoding uncharacterized protein, whose amino-acid sequence is MDSTIASFAPKFNRKPLTGISEMITMANQYADVEEAEMDPSDSREMMCKQAAAMVVVMVFFVTTRLKRKKSEPESEPNPLLDRSLVSEREGCTVEEQVAMFLYVVGHNQRFRVAHQSFRRSIETVHKVLYAIGELRNEMIKPPSTAIHPKECIGAIDGTHVLEDSAHDALILADAIERGDGFTVPLAGVVVAGAGASDAAATAGAGAAIVGAADHAAAEGARAMRWNNNTSGFVLRRMAQLVSDGSRPNKVLKDKDVNYVAKALKEFNGAAVSPTQVYNHPRKWRQKWARICKLKDLSGALWDSDVNAIMLEGEHYLGHYKMESIFGHGMATGRFAQGSSEALGVNHADSVAAKAKDVSFPHVPTVKTQTEAKEGSKVTKLLSSVVGGKMKRGNFSEDEMLMLTNTSDVVNNVTNALRETGPTHVDANLYLAVMEMPSFTEEALIVANTYLLDNKAQGRGFVGMSDSHRDIWLRNDLAKNYYM